CGCGGCATCGGCATCCTGACGCGAGACTCGGATCAGCGCCGCCATCGCCAATTGACGATTCGCGCGTTGATCGAAGTGGCTGATCGCCTGGACCGGATCGGCGACGACGGTTTTGTCGAGATAGCGCAGCGGATGCTCGACGATGGTTCGCAGCGTCCGTTCGTCTGGTTCCTCGTTCAGCGGCAGATTCTTGTTCAGCCGCCGGGCGAGACCGGGATTGCCGGATTCGAGCGCCAAGCGCAGGCGTTTCCAGACATCGTCGGCGTTGAGCAAGCCGCCGGCTATCATCGCATCGAACATCGGCGCGCAACTGTCGGGCAGATCGCTCCCGGTGAACCACAGCCCACGCGCGTCTTTGGCGGCCTCGGCGCTGTTGCTGTCGGCAAGACGCATGCGTCCGCGCAGAGCGTAGCAAACGAGTTCCTTGTCGGCGGCGCGATCGGCCAGTGCCGAATATTCCGACGCGAATAAATCCCAGCGCTGCGCTTCGCCGAGATTGCGCAACCACGCGGCGCGCAAGCGATCGGCGAGCAGCGTGCCCTGATTTGCCGTCAGAAAAGCGCGCACCGAGGCCGATACCGCGTCCGCGTCGACAGTCGCATCCTGCAAGCGCAGCGACAACTGCCAATAGGCGATATAGGGTTCGAGGACATGGCCGCGCATCCGGCTCTCGTACAGATCGAGGCGCTGCGCGTCATCGCGGTTGAAGGCGTCGCGCGCGGCGAGAAAATCGGTGTCGCCGGCGGCGGCAAAGGCGAGCGGAGTGGCCATCGCCAGCGCGAACGCCAAGGCCAGTGCAAGCGCCAACGACAAGGGTAGCCACGCGGCAAAAAAGAGTTTTTGCATCTCGATATGATAATTTAAGCTGGCCAGTCGGAGTTCCTTAAAGCGAAGCAATCGGCTTTGTTGAACACAAAAACAAGCCTCGC
This Burkholderiales bacterium DNA region includes the following protein-coding sequences:
- a CDS encoding transglycosylase codes for the protein MQKLFFAAWLPLSLALALALAFALAMATPLAFAAAGDTDFLAARDAFNRDDAQRLDLYESRMRGHVLEPYIAYWQLSLRLQDATVDADAVSASVRAFLTANQGTLLADRLRAAWLRNLGEAQRWDLFASEYSALADRAADKELVCYALRGRMRLADSNSAEAAKDARGLWFTGSDLPDSCAPMFDAMIAGGLLNADDVWKRLRLALESGNPGLARRLNKNLPLNEEPDERTLRTIVEHPLRYLDKTVVADPVQAISHFDQRANRQLAMAALIRVSRQDADAAVQSWREINRHFSAEDSAFVWTQIAFHAARKHHPDALAWFAEAGDAPMSDLELGWRARAALRAQNWPAVIDSIERMSTAGQNEAAWRYWKARALLASQPHALLDARLLLAGLSGEHHFYGALAAEELGARNVIPAEVYAPGD